In Kwoniella shivajii chromosome 9, complete sequence, one genomic interval encodes:
- a CDS encoding uracil phosphoribosyltransferase, whose product MSLSPKVQISSHPLILSKLTQLRLHDLPAKDFREGVKAIGSMLVYEASRYLPLADVPNLESPVAPFTGQTIPLRIGLSPILRAGIGLTDAALEMFPEATVLHLGLFRDKASLQAIEYYSKLPSQVTADIVFLLDPLIATGGTALAALNMLTEWGLSPSQIKIISVLGSKQGVQHVSEEFPDVEIYIGAVDDILTEKGYISPGLGDAGDRLFSTAH is encoded by the exons ATGTCTCTGTCACCCAAAGTACAAATCTCCTCTCACCCTTTGATTCTCTCCAAACTTACTCAATTGAGATTACATGATCTTCCCGCGAAGGACTTCAGAGAAGGTGTAAAGGCTATCGG ATCTATGCTTGTTTACGAAGCATCTCGTTATCTTCCTCTCGCCGATGTGCCCAAT CTCGAATCTCCAGTAGCTCCATTTACAGGTCAAACGATCCCACTTAGGATTGGTCTTTCTCCTATTTTAAGAGCTGGTATCGGTCTCACTGATG CCGCTCTCGAGATGTTCCCAGAAGCTACAGTACTTCATCTTGGTTTATTCAGAGATAAAGCATCTCTTCAAGCTATCGA GTATTACTCTAAACTCCCAAGTCAAGTGACAGCGGATATAGTATTCCTCCTTGATC CTTTAATCGCAACTGGAGGGACAGCTTTGGCAGCTCTGAATATGTTAACAGAATGGGGATTATCGCCTTctcaaatcaagattataTCTGTATTAGGTTCAAAACAAGGTGTACAACATGTTTCTGAAGAATTTCCAGATGtcgaa ATATACATAGGTGCAGTTGACGATATCTTGACTGAGAAAGGATATATCTCACCTGGTTTAGGTGATGCT GGTGATCGACTGTTCAGTACCGCTCATTAG